A window of the Lactuca sativa cultivar Salinas chromosome 5, Lsat_Salinas_v11, whole genome shotgun sequence genome harbors these coding sequences:
- the LOC122198270 gene encoding urease-like produces MKKGRERYMLSYNFHATGREDIDVEGTFPDGTKLITVDDPVSCENGNLEIALHGSFLPESCKIPGELNFRHRYIMLNSGKEAVVLKVTNNGYIDQYRLEAITILSRSIQV; encoded by the exons ATGAAGAAAGGAAGGGAGAGATATATGTTGAG CTACAACTTTCATGCTACTGGGAGAGAAGATATAGAT GTAGAGGGAACCTTTCCTGATGGAACAAAGTTAATTACTGTAGATGATCCAGTATCTTGTGAAAATGGAAATCTTGAAATAGCTTTACATGGATCTTTTCTTCCAG AAAGTTGTAAGATTCCTGGAGAACTAAACTTCAGACATAGATATATAATGCTTAATTCTGGAAAGGAAGCAGTAGTCCTTAAAGTAACTAACAATGGATATATAGACCAATACAG GTTGGAAGCCATTACCATTTTATCGAGGTCAATCCAAGTTTAA
- the LOC111882912 gene encoding putative F-box/FBD/LRR-repeat protein At1g78760 encodes MKKPKPPKALKCEDGVDLISNMPEAILVLILSRLKSTKTAIRSSILSRRWRNLWTAVPSVDIQDGGKLKKSKFKEFVYWVLASKTVDLDSFRLCCDGYYNMSTVSRWIHMAVTRNVKQLDLTVCTKENDEAFELPHCLVTCSSLEILKLNLGYCYLSLPKFKGFPALRVLALSDVDFLQDANFVKDFLASCHLLEDLTLSGCVLSKLGLLCISCPKLKKLNIYSEDRRCCDIKISCPKLVVLNLEGDIACNLFFERLDSLKQAMIDATFEGNSVPVLFHGNSHVKPFWKNLYFLCKCIDGACDLALPNLKTAVLQRAMGAFSVDELIQIHKYCPKLENLKLIITKDFNEKHEFLDEDGIRRIMTPDVKRVAFLELNREKPKLVMDWCEGILYFSFTWGNQAGFSDY; translated from the exons ATGAAGAAACCCAAGCCACCAAAGGCATTAAAATGCGAAGATGGGGTAGATTTAATCAGTAACATGCCGGAAGCTATTCTTGTTTTGATTCTTTCGCGTCTTAAATCCACAAAAACAGCAATTCGAAGCAGCATTTTGTCCAGACGATGGAGGAATTTGTGGACTGCAGTTCCATCTGTAGACATACAGGACGGAGGAAAACTAAAAAAAagtaaattcaaagagtttgtgTATTGGGTTTTAGCAAGCAAAACCGTAGATTTGGATAGTTTTCGTCTATGTTGTGATGGTTATTACAACATGTCCACAGTCTCGCGGTGGATTCATATGGCAGTCACAAGAAACGTCAAACAACTTGACTTGACGGTTTGCACTAAGGAGAATGATGAAGCTTTCGAGTTACCCCATTGTCTGGTAACTTGCAGTTCCTTAGAGATATTAAAGCTAAATTTGGGCTATTGTTATCTAAGTTTGCCGAAGTTTAAGGGATTTCCGGCACTTAGGGTTCTTGCGTTGTCTGATGTTGACTTCTTGCAAGATGCTAATTTTGTAAAAGATTTTCTCGCAAGCTGCCATTTGCTTGAGGATCTGACTTTGTCGGGCTGTGTGCTAAGCAAACTTGGTCTTCTTTGTATTTCATGTCCGAAGCTGAAAAAGCTGAATATTTACAGTGAAGACAGGCGCTGTTGTGACATTAAAATTTCTTGCCCAAAATTGGTGGTTTTGAATTTAGAGGGTGATATAGCATGTAATTTGTTCTTTGAACGTCTAGACTCCTTAAAGCAAGCTATGATTGACGCTACATTCGAGGGCAACAGCGTACCTGTGCTGTTTCATGGAAATTCTCATGTCAAACCTTTTTGGAAGAACCTTTACTTCCTGTGTAAG TGCATTGATGGTGCATGTGATCTGGCTCTACCTAATTTGAAGACTGCGGTGCTTCAAAGAGCTATGGGTGCCTTCAGTGTCGATGAACTGATCCAAATTCACAAATATTGTCCAAAACTGGAGAATCTCAAGTTGATCATTACAAAG GATTTTAATGAAAAACACGAGTTTTTGGATGAAGAtggaataagaagaatcatgacTCCTGATGTAAAAAGGGTGGCGTTTTTGGAATTgaatagagaaaagccaaaacTTGTTATGGACTGGTGTGAAGGTATATTGTATTTTTCTTTCACTTGGGGTAACCAAGCTGGGTTCTCtgattattga